A window of Hordeum vulgare subsp. vulgare chromosome 5H, MorexV3_pseudomolecules_assembly, whole genome shotgun sequence genomic DNA:
cagcccccccccccgggccCCCCCACATAGCCACCCTTCTCCCACCTCTAGCAACGGGCCTGCGAGCCCATTTGGATGTCTGCCACAGCCCATATCGGCCGGGACGAGCCCGCCGCTGCCCGCAACTCCTTATCACTATGAGCCGAGCCCCGTGCCCGTCACCGCCACGTCGTCCTCCGTAGTGGAGCTCGGCTTCTCGGCCTTTGTGCGACCCCACGCTGCCAGACCTTGTCGCGCCAGCAAGCCACCGCTCTGCCATCCGCCGTCGTGACTCGCTCCTCCCTGCGCTGCTTTGCACTGCCATGTGTGCCCGAGCGTGGAGCTTGTCGTTGCCACCCCATCGCCATTGGACGCTGGCCCGGACCGGATGCGGTCGCCTGTGGGCCGATCTAACCCTCCCAGTCGCCCTGTGCCTCCGTCATCGCGGGCTCtggccgccgtcgtcgccccgacCTCGCGGGAGGTCGGGGACGACCCCCTCATAGCGCCCACGTGGGCGAGCGCCTGCTGTCGACCCAGCAGTGCCCCGACCCACCTCCGCCTCCCCGGCCCAatataacgcccaagatgcggtcatatccttattttggcacgagggcctcgacagggatagaaatgcatctcgtcgtttcgcaagaatggatatcgttagaagtacatgtactgaaaagatgagtataaggagttggcttacactcgccacaagctacatcaagatcacatcaatacagcaATATCCAGTCATCAtgaggaagagcagggtccatctacagacgaaaacaaacgataaaagaacgacgtccatccttgctatcccgggctgtcggcctggaacccatcctagatcaaagaagaagaagaagaattccaaatagaacaatcagcgCGCTTCACATCAAAGTAATTctttacctgtacgtgcaactagtgttgtagtaatctgtgagccacatgggactcaacaatctcatttccaaaggtatcaagactagcaaagcttaatgggtgaggtatggttaagtggtgaggctgcagcaagcgactaggtatttatttgaggtggctaacttacgagtacagaataaaagagggggtgatctacgcatagcggacgtgaactactgatgatcaaatgaatgatcctgaatacctacttatgtcagacataaccccaccgtgtcatcTATCCgagaaggatctcacgaaagagacagtcacggttacgcactcagttggcaagttttaattaagtttacttcaagttatctagaaccggatgttaaacaaagtttccgcgTTGACACCTAACCGCGGACACggttttccaaaagatttaaccctacagggatgctccaactagtccatcacaaactaccacacgctgcgacggaatgacatcGATCAGGGAAAACTCGTGATcttctcgggttcctattggaatacCTCAACCTTCCTCTCTCAGCCCCGCACCCTCGCCTCCCCGCGCACGAGCTGCAACGACATTCGTGAGAGTTGCAAACAGCTTTTCAAATGCTACAAACGGCTTCTTCTTTTTTGCCGGAACCATTACGGTCCGTCGTGCACAAGCTACAAAGACAATGGAGCTGCAACTAGTGGCACAAATGCTGCAACCTTTATTTTTTTGCTGGAACTAGAGAGAGTACAGAGGCTGCAAATGACGCAAGAGGAGTTGCAAACAGTACTGCAAAATGCTACCATCATTGTCCGGAGGAAGCTACCACCGGCTTCTTAAAAAGCTTCAAACGACGACAACCCTgttttttgctgcaaccattgTCTATTTTTCTGCGACCAGCGGGtttttttgctacatccattcatggcatagttgtgACTTGCGACGGCCACGACTCTGTTTTTTGCTGCAACTTTTGTCTATTTTTGCTACAAGCGCCAAGATTTTTTGCTAAATCTTTTTCATGATACTACCAACGACCTTTTTTGTTTTGCTGCAACCATCGGTGTTTTTTGCTACTATAGGCCATGTATTTTGCTACATCCCTTCAGTGTCGTTTTTTACTAGTGGTCGTCGACCACACAATTTGGGCAGCCAGCGTTGACGACGAGCGGCAACGACGGCGCTGCTTTATCCATGGAGCGCCAATGGCAGGAGTTGCAATCAGGTTAAGGCGGAGCTGCACGAGGGAGTTGTGAGGCGTCCTGTGTGAGCGGTAGAGGAGTTGTTGGTCATCGGGTGCGAGTGGCGAGCGGCCGGTGGTCGGCGACCATGACCCTCATGGAGTTGCGCACGAAGGCGGAGGCACGCGGGGCACAGGGGCAGAAGCGCAGGTCAGAGGCTAAAGACGACTCGGGAAAGGGGAGATGCCAGGTCGTACGGTTATTTTAAAGCCAGATCGAATGGTTGAGGCTCGACTGGCAGAAAACTGGGTCGGCGCACGAGCGCCCAATGCTCACCTTGGGAAAATGATCTTGGTTTGACGAAAAATGCTATTCGTCGCGCGTTGCGGCAAATTGTGAGGGTTTTGCACAAAGAAAAGGTGAGCGAAGGATGATCTGGGCCGGCCTTGCGGGGGAtcccggttttgggaaccttctagactTTCCCAGCCGGTTTTCCCCGGTTTTGGGaactttctagaagattccctgaaacggttttttttgctttattcttttatgtttctgttttaaaaatgttctagaattttaaaaaatgtttcggagtttgaaaaaatgttccggaatttgaaaaaaggTTACGGAATTTTAACAAAAatgttttatattttcaaaatatgttccaGAATTTTAAGAAATGTTCGTGTTTCCAACTTTtattctggaatttgaaaaatgttctcgTCTCAAAACTATTCATCATTATTTGCAAAAAATATTCCAGTTttaaaatgtttctgttttttcaaaaaaaattgtaaattttgaAATTGGAGGCATTTTTTCAAATAACTGAACAATTTTGCAAATTTGTGAATAAAATTTCAAaatgggaacattttttgaaaattttaaattcTTTCAGAAGAGGTGAACAAGATTTGAAATTCTAAACTTCTTTGAAATTTTGAACAAAATTTGGAAAATAAATTTTTTTATGAAAGATggtcaaatttgaaaaaattacATAGTGAACATTTTACAAGTTTCTGAACATTTGTTAAAAAAagtggaaaaaggaaaaaatggaaacaaaataaaagataaaaaaacagaaaaagaaaacggTTCGAAAAGGAAGGTTCTCAAAACCAAAGAATACCGAGAAATTATAATCAGCAGCGTATGCACGGCTGACTTGCCATGCGGCGGGGCACGAAGACAACCTCTATACATGCAAACTAGTACACCAACATGACAACATCAAAGATTCTTTTAATGTTGAATTTTCAAAAAGTTGTATCTCTTAAATTATAAATTCAATTGACGATCCGTTTTCGCCGTTAGCTTTCTAGCAACGAGATTTTCAAAACTAGATTCCATGTCGATATGTTTCGACAACTACTTTTTTCATCGATAGTTGCCAAATTACTATTATTTAGTTGTTAGATTATGAAACACTTAATAGCCATATTTAATTAACTTAGTTGTCAACTTGGCAACCGTGTGTATAGATTTTTTGCAACTACGTTTGCttagtacttcctccgtctcaaaataagtgattCAAAAATGACTCAGTTTTACACTACTTTAGTGCAAAATTGAGTCACATTTgaatcacttattttgggacgaagggaatacttactaatatgacaagtaagtgcaaaAAATGTGATAAGTACGAGCAAAAAAATTAAGTATGACCAGGTGAGATCAACAATCTTTGCAcgaaatgacatcaaaaaatatggcaattaagttatttttattaggcaagtaagtggttaataatatcgCAAGTGAATGGAACAATCTGGCAATTACGAAAGGAAAAAAATATTTGTCGAAACATGTCAACAtgcgatctagtttcgaagatcttgtcgcgacaaagccaacggtgaaaaTAGATCATCGGTTGAATTAATGATTTTAAAGAtaaactttttgaatttcaaacgTTGAAGAGGATTTTTACGTGATGCATGTGCATGCAAGCCGCCGCATGGGAGCACCAGCATGCGGCGTCGCTTGGCTCCAAGAATAGCGGGGTGGAACTTGTTCGCAACACCGGAACTGCTAAACAATGCGAACAGTGagaaatgggccggcccatgtagtcgCATGGCTTCCCGTATCGTTTTTCGTTTTTGaagtaaaaaaaaaaaagagCACTTTAAATATCCTTTTTTTAGGGAAAATATCTTATCGTTTTTCGTTTTTGAAGTAAAGAAGCGCACTTTAAATCCGGTTCGTTTTGGGTCTTCGGGACATCCTTTGGGCAGCGGACGAGAAACCCCAGGCCCGGCCAGAGAGGTCTCTTCCCTTCTTTCCTGTTTCCTCCCCCAAAAGAAGGAAAGAGGCGACTTCACCTCCATCATCGCCACCGCTGCCCCATCGGAGGCCTGAAGGTACGTTCGATTCACGGTATCCTGGTCCTCTTTCACTCTGCTTTCGTCTCGAATTAAATCGTTTTTCCTTCACACCATCAGATTAGCACAAGGCGGCGCAATCACGGCGATTCCTTCCCACCATCAGGTTACCACGCAGCGGCCCCTCTCGTGGCAATTCTTTCTCCTCCGGCCAGCAATCTTCCTCCTTGTCTCAAGATGAAGACATGTAAGACGGTGTCCACCTGCACCCCACTTGAGGAGACTCAAGGCACACATGTGTTTGATATCTTGGGTTACAGCAAGCACAGGGGCATGGGCCACAAATACGACAGCTATATTCGGTCCGGGACTTTCAACGTCGGCGGCCACGACTGGACCATCATCTTCTTCCCTGATGGCCATAAAGGATATGGCCAAGATTACATCTCAGTTTATCTCGTGCTTGTGAACAACAGAACTAAACTCCGCGCGTCCTGCGACCTGAGGCTGTTAGACCACTACACCGGATGCTCCTTCTCAGTGCATAAAACAGGACCTAGGATTTTCAATGCCGCTGATATTACTAGGGTTGCTCCACAGGCTCCTTGTTTCATGAGGCGGGACCAGATCGAAGGATCTGCATACCTTAGGGATGATCGCTTGACGATCGAATGCGTCCTCACTGTTTTCAACAAGCCACATGTTACTGAAACCAAATCGTTCCCCAAGATCGACAGACCACCTGCTGACATGACTGAGCATGTTGCCAAGCTGCTCGAAGAGAAGAAGGGATTTGATGTCAGTTTCATTGTTGGAGGAGAGACCATTCAAGCGCATAGGTTTGTTCTCGCTATGCGGTCACCTGTTTTTAAAGCAGAGCTCTATGGGTCAATGCGGGAGGCGAGGCCGGGGCAGTGCATAAACATCGAGGACATGCAACCTGCTGTTTTCAAGGCCCTGCTCCATTTCATCTATACCGACTCTTTGCCTAGCGGCGAGGATACTGAGATGGTGCGGCTTTTACTAGTGGCTGCGGACAGATATGCAATGGATAGGCTCAAGCTGGTTTGCCAAAGCATCCTTTGCGAGGATCTGAACAAGGACACCGTGGCAACCACATTGGCTTTAGCTGACCAACATAACTGCCACCAGCTTAAGGACGCTTGTCTTCAGTTTATCGAATTATCAGCTTCTAAGGATCTCAAGGCGACTTGCCCATCTTTCATAGAGGACGCATTGCAGAAGAGAAGAAAATTTTCATGAAGCATGAGCAGCTCTATTGGTAGATTTGCTAAATTTCTCATACCAATTTGGTGTAGGGATAATCTGCTCAATGTTAGATGAATTCAAGAGTGGTTAGGTTAATTCACAGGTGATATGAATGGCGTGAAAGTCGCCCTAATCAACCTGTCCAAATCTGAACCTTTTATTTATCAGGTTGCTGATTTTATCTGGAGTTCTTTTCTGCTACATGTAAAGACTTCCTCGTAATCTTCTTTCAGAAGTTCCTTCTTGTGTGCAACCTTTGTTGAACATTTGATACCCAGATGGTTTACATTAGCATGCAATGAGAATGAAATAGGATTCCCCTCTCCCTTTCAGTTTCTATAAAAGTTTGTCTCCTCTCAGATTTGTGTAGGTGCCCTCTCACCGCCTGTCCATCATGGCTCGGGAGGCCCTCGGGTCTTTACAAGACGGGACGAATAGCAACTTCACAATAGCTTGACTTGTCATCACTGTAGCACAAGACAAAGAACTGGCAGATTGGTAGGGGTAAGAGATTTTAAATCTATAATGTGAGTTAGTAGTTGA
This region includes:
- the LOC123452120 gene encoding BTB/POZ and MATH domain-containing protein 1-like yields the protein MKTCKTVSTCTPLEETQGTHVFDILGYSKHRGMGHKYDSYIRSGTFNVGGHDWTIIFFPDGHKGYGQDYISVYLVLVNNRTKLRASCDLRLLDHYTGCSFSVHKTGPRIFNAADITRVAPQAPCFMRRDQIEGSAYLRDDRLTIECVLTVFNKPHVTETKSFPKIDRPPADMTEHVAKLLEEKKGFDVSFIVGGETIQAHRFVLAMRSPVFKAELYGSMREARPGQCINIEDIGEDTEMVRLLLVAADRYAMDRLKLVCQSILCEDLNKDTVATTLALADQHNCHQLKDACLQFIELSASKDLKATCPSFIEDALQKRRKFS